From a single Microbacterium murale genomic region:
- a CDS encoding ABC-F family ATP-binding cassette domain-containing protein, with amino-acid sequence MLAVHDLEIRVGARLLMDGVSFRVSDGDKIGLVGRNGAGKTTLTKVLAGDLLPSDGKVTKSGELGYLPQDPRTGDPEMLARTRILDARGLGTIQLGMTKAAEDMASDDPKVADKAMRRFGNLTEQFEGLGGYAAEAEAASIANNLSLPDRILDQPLSTLSGGQRRRIELARILFSDAETMILDEPTNHLDADSVVWLREFLKNYKGGLIVISHDVELVGETVNRVFYLDANRQNIDIYNMNWKNYLRQRVADEERRKKERANVEKKATTLQQQAARFGAKASKAAAAHQMVARAEKMLAGLDDVREVDRVAKLRFPKPAPCGKTPMMATGLSKSYGSLEIFTDVDLAIDRGSKVVVLGLNGAGKTTLLRMLAGVDEPDTGELQPGFGVKIGYYAQEHENLDVERSVLQNMVSAAPHITEMEARRVLGSFLFTGDDVLKPAGVLSGGEKTRLSLATLVVSSANLLLLDEPTNNLDPASREEILDALAHYEGAVVLVSHDPGAVQSLNPERVLILPDGVEDIWSQEYQDLIELA; translated from the coding sequence GTGCTTGCCGTGCACGACCTCGAGATTCGCGTTGGCGCCCGCCTCCTCATGGACGGCGTGTCGTTCCGCGTCTCCGACGGCGACAAGATCGGGCTGGTCGGACGCAACGGCGCCGGCAAGACCACACTCACGAAGGTGCTCGCAGGTGATCTGCTGCCCTCGGACGGCAAAGTGACGAAGTCGGGCGAGCTCGGCTACCTTCCTCAGGACCCCCGCACCGGTGACCCTGAGATGCTCGCGCGCACCCGCATTCTCGATGCCCGTGGCCTCGGCACGATACAGCTGGGTATGACCAAGGCCGCCGAGGACATGGCTTCTGACGACCCGAAGGTCGCCGACAAGGCCATGCGCCGATTCGGCAACCTCACCGAGCAGTTCGAGGGACTCGGCGGCTACGCGGCCGAAGCGGAGGCAGCATCCATCGCCAACAACCTCTCGCTGCCCGACCGCATCCTCGATCAGCCGCTCTCGACCCTCTCCGGCGGTCAGCGCCGACGCATCGAGCTCGCGCGCATCCTGTTCTCCGACGCCGAGACGATGATCCTCGATGAGCCGACGAACCACCTCGACGCCGACAGCGTCGTGTGGCTGCGTGAGTTCCTCAAGAACTACAAGGGCGGGCTGATCGTGATCAGTCACGACGTCGAACTCGTCGGCGAGACGGTGAACCGCGTCTTCTACCTCGACGCGAACCGTCAGAACATCGACATCTACAACATGAACTGGAAGAACTACCTTCGTCAGCGGGTCGCCGACGAGGAGCGCCGCAAGAAGGAGCGCGCGAACGTCGAGAAGAAGGCGACGACGCTGCAGCAGCAGGCCGCTCGCTTCGGGGCAAAGGCGTCGAAGGCCGCCGCCGCGCACCAGATGGTGGCGCGTGCAGAGAAGATGCTCGCCGGTCTGGATGACGTGCGCGAAGTCGACCGCGTGGCCAAGCTGCGTTTCCCGAAGCCCGCTCCGTGCGGTAAGACGCCGATGATGGCGACGGGCCTGTCGAAGTCTTACGGTTCGCTGGAGATCTTCACGGACGTCGACCTCGCGATCGACCGCGGTTCGAAGGTCGTCGTGCTCGGACTCAACGGTGCGGGAAAGACCACACTGCTCCGTATGCTCGCGGGCGTCGACGAACCCGACACCGGCGAACTGCAGCCCGGCTTCGGTGTGAAGATCGGCTATTACGCGCAGGAGCACGAGAACCTCGACGTGGAGCGGTCGGTCCTCCAGAACATGGTTTCGGCTGCACCGCACATCACCGAGATGGAGGCGCGCCGCGTGCTGGGTTCGTTCCTGTTCACGGGTGACGACGTGCTGAAGCCCGCCGGGGTCCTCTCCGGTGGTGAGAAGACTCGACTCTCGCTGGCGACCCTGGTCGTGTCATCCGCGAATCTGCTGCTGCTCGACGAGCCCACGAACAACCTCGACCCTGCGTCGCGCGAGGAGATCCTCGACGCCCTGGCGCATTACGAGGGTGCCGTGGTGCTCGTCTCGCACGACCCGGGGGCCGTGCAGTCGCTGAACCCCGAGCGCGTGCTGATCCTGCCCGATGGCGTCGAAGACATCTGGAGCCAGGAGTACCAGGACCTCATCGAGCTCGCGTAG
- a CDS encoding DedA family protein: MDIINDLILQAAASPWLYLVMFATAVIDGFFPPIPSETVLVAAAAVAASTGETNVPLLIAVAALGAMIGDNIAYAIGRSVGTTRFAWMRRPKVAAAFDRAQRTLSRSGAPLILGARYIPVGRVAVNMSAGALGYSWRRFLPLSILGGVTWAAYSAGIGLLAGHWLEDQPLLSAVFGVAFALVLGFVIDRVATAIRRRRTGGAQESGLHSEGDVRAADPAGVAG; this comes from the coding sequence GTGGACATCATCAACGACCTCATCCTCCAAGCCGCAGCCTCACCATGGCTCTACCTCGTGATGTTCGCGACAGCCGTGATCGATGGCTTCTTCCCTCCCATTCCGAGTGAGACCGTGCTCGTCGCTGCGGCCGCGGTCGCGGCATCCACCGGCGAGACGAACGTGCCGTTGCTGATCGCCGTCGCGGCACTCGGAGCGATGATCGGCGACAACATCGCCTACGCGATCGGTCGTTCTGTCGGCACTACCCGATTCGCGTGGATGCGTCGTCCGAAGGTGGCTGCAGCATTCGATCGCGCACAGCGCACACTTTCACGCAGCGGTGCGCCGCTCATCCTCGGAGCCCGCTACATCCCGGTCGGGCGCGTCGCGGTGAACATGTCTGCGGGAGCCCTCGGATACTCATGGCGCCGTTTTCTGCCGCTCAGCATTCTCGGCGGCGTGACGTGGGCTGCCTACAGCGCCGGTATCGGACTGCTCGCCGGCCACTGGCTCGAGGATCAGCCGCTTCTCAGCGCGGTCTTCGGGGTCGCCTTCGCGCTGGTGCTGGGCTTCGTGATCGATCGTGTGGCAACTGCCATCCGCCGGCGGCGCACCGGTGGTGCGCAGGAATCAGGGCTTCACTCCGAAGGTGACGTGCGCGCCGCCGATCCGGCCGGGGTGGCAGGATGA
- a CDS encoding sensor histidine kinase has product MTPMKDARRDKREKRASRENAPRRHPLPRDRRTIMIVILAVIAVTLYSVIVPVHATIYASSVPVTMLLAAAAIAAPLVSVRYPILAIIMFAVASLLIPLTISRDATLQAPWPWSVPMLIAFAVTVAAITFQHGWRRGLIMFASGTASGLIASMMLPTVPSANSLIVTTSVVGGLYLIAVLLAGRLRLGDELTRQRAHTAEEQARRELVEERTRIARELHDVVAHSMSVIQVQASTARYRLPNLAADVASEFDDLAATARTSLTEMRRLLGVLRTEDQTVELAPQQGIEDIPALVDSIRRAGVDVGLELVTADVSEMPAGVQIAAFRIVQEALSNAVRHAPGSRISVRVRTDERAVHLRVHNTAATREVPSAVQSTGHGLRGMRERVALVDGTLEADPDADGGWTVAAELPWTSKQESV; this is encoded by the coding sequence ATGACTCCCATGAAGGACGCCCGGCGCGACAAGCGCGAGAAGCGCGCCAGTCGCGAGAACGCGCCTCGCCGCCATCCGCTGCCACGCGATCGCCGCACCATCATGATCGTGATACTCGCGGTCATCGCGGTCACGCTCTACTCGGTCATCGTCCCTGTGCACGCGACGATCTACGCAAGCTCCGTTCCGGTGACGATGCTGCTCGCCGCCGCCGCGATCGCCGCGCCCCTCGTCAGCGTCCGATACCCGATCCTGGCGATCATCATGTTCGCCGTCGCATCGCTGCTCATCCCCCTCACCATCAGCCGGGATGCGACTCTTCAGGCGCCATGGCCGTGGTCGGTGCCGATGCTCATCGCCTTCGCCGTCACTGTCGCCGCCATCACCTTCCAGCACGGCTGGCGACGCGGACTGATCATGTTCGCATCCGGCACGGCCTCAGGACTCATCGCGTCCATGATGCTGCCGACCGTGCCGAGTGCGAACTCGCTGATCGTCACCACGTCGGTCGTCGGCGGACTCTATCTGATCGCTGTGCTGCTCGCCGGTCGACTGCGACTGGGCGACGAGCTCACTCGCCAACGCGCGCACACCGCCGAGGAACAGGCCCGGCGGGAACTCGTTGAGGAACGCACCCGAATCGCCAGGGAGCTCCACGATGTGGTCGCGCACAGCATGTCCGTCATCCAGGTGCAGGCCTCCACCGCGCGCTACCGGTTGCCGAATCTCGCCGCCGACGTGGCCTCCGAGTTCGATGATCTGGCGGCCACCGCCCGAACATCCCTCACCGAGATGCGGCGGCTGCTCGGTGTGCTGCGCACAGAGGACCAGACCGTGGAACTCGCCCCCCAGCAGGGCATCGAGGACATTCCGGCGCTCGTCGACAGCATTCGACGGGCCGGAGTGGACGTCGGGCTGGAGCTGGTCACGGCAGACGTCTCCGAAATGCCGGCAGGCGTGCAGATCGCCGCGTTCCGCATCGTTCAGGAAGCGCTGAGCAATGCCGTGAGACACGCCCCCGGCTCTCGCATCTCGGTTCGCGTCCGCACCGACGAGAGAGCGGTGCACCTCAGAGTGCACAACACCGCGGCGACTCGGGAGGTCCCGAGCGCAGTTCAGTCCACGGGGCACGGACTACGCGGCATGCGGGAACGTGTCGCACTCGTCGACGGTACTCTGGAGGCCGATCCGGATGCGGACGGGGGCTGGACGGTCGCTGCCGAGCTTCCTTGGACGTCGAAGCAGGAGAGCGTGTGA
- a CDS encoding response regulator — MTIEVLIADDQAMVRAGFAALLDAHDGITVTGQAADGAEAVTLAARLAPDVILMDVRMPELDGIEATRRILGPAYPAAKVPRILMLTTFDIDDYVYDALQAGASGFLLKDALPEELVHAVRVIAAGDALLSPSVTRRMIAQFAAQKPRTTASGNLLAELTDREREVLVLIGQGRSNNEIAASLFIAEQTVKTHVGKVLAKIGARDRVQAVIFAYDTGLAEPA; from the coding sequence GTGACGATCGAAGTACTCATCGCCGATGACCAGGCGATGGTTCGCGCCGGCTTCGCGGCGCTGCTCGACGCTCACGACGGCATCACGGTGACGGGCCAAGCTGCGGACGGCGCCGAGGCCGTGACGCTCGCTGCCAGGCTCGCCCCCGACGTCATCTTGATGGACGTGCGGATGCCGGAACTCGACGGCATCGAAGCGACCAGGCGGATCCTCGGGCCTGCGTATCCGGCCGCCAAGGTTCCCCGAATCCTGATGCTCACGACGTTCGACATCGACGACTACGTGTACGACGCTCTGCAGGCCGGGGCCAGCGGCTTCCTCTTGAAGGACGCCCTGCCGGAAGAGCTCGTGCACGCCGTCCGCGTCATCGCCGCCGGCGACGCGCTGCTGTCACCGAGCGTGACCCGACGGATGATCGCGCAGTTCGCGGCGCAGAAGCCGCGTACGACGGCATCCGGAAACCTGCTCGCTGAACTCACCGATCGCGAACGAGAAGTTCTCGTCCTCATCGGACAGGGTCGCTCGAACAATGAGATCGCCGCGTCCCTGTTCATCGCCGAGCAGACCGTGAAGACGCACGTCGGCAAAGTGCTCGCGAAGATCGGCGCGAGAGACCGCGTGCAGGCCGTGATCTTCGCCTACGACACGGGACTCGCCGAGCCGGCCTGA
- a CDS encoding acyltransferase family protein: MAIAELRSTITATAARDTGIDFVRALCVLGVVVLHSLMVGVTVTDTGPLFANASDGSWWITPLSWVLQVMPLFFVIGGFAGYTSLLRAQQRGGTAREFVAARIHRLVLPAVVTIGVVGVALTVLLANGVPADLVATAGYRYGQPLWFLGVFLLCQVLLPLFAAAHRRAPWITIGLLVAAAVAVDAVRDATGIDGVGFVNLAFVWLALQQLGFFFADGRIDSLTRRTRTVIGVAAVAALVATFVTGVYSPDLIANINPPTTSLLLVGVAHTMVLSLMRDRLAAWSTRPLPTRFRTFVTPRAMTIYLWHMPVLLAMAGASAVFSLTTGMALPTPSSFEWWMTRPLWLVTVVALTAGLALLLAGIEARRIPTPTRSAKRLFAASAIGTLAIVGLLVVGTTPMTAMIAVALLITSLRLSRPRHGLSAAWPSRRPGSDATSARAMQNT, encoded by the coding sequence ATGGCCATCGCGGAACTGCGATCCACCATCACCGCCACTGCGGCGCGCGACACCGGCATCGACTTCGTACGAGCGCTGTGCGTGCTCGGCGTCGTGGTGCTGCACTCGCTGATGGTGGGAGTCACGGTGACCGACACCGGTCCCCTGTTCGCCAATGCGAGCGACGGGTCATGGTGGATCACACCGCTCAGCTGGGTGCTGCAGGTGATGCCCCTGTTCTTCGTGATCGGCGGGTTCGCCGGCTACACGTCACTCCTGCGTGCACAGCAGCGGGGCGGGACAGCGAGAGAGTTCGTGGCGGCACGCATCCACCGCCTGGTCCTGCCGGCCGTCGTCACGATCGGTGTCGTCGGCGTCGCCTTGACGGTGCTGCTCGCCAACGGGGTTCCCGCTGATCTGGTTGCCACCGCGGGCTACCGCTACGGACAGCCTCTCTGGTTCCTCGGCGTCTTCCTGCTGTGCCAGGTTCTGCTGCCGTTGTTCGCCGCGGCCCATCGACGCGCACCGTGGATCACAATCGGCCTGCTGGTCGCGGCGGCCGTTGCTGTCGACGCCGTGCGTGACGCGACCGGCATCGACGGTGTCGGATTCGTGAATCTCGCATTCGTCTGGCTCGCGCTGCAGCAACTGGGCTTCTTCTTCGCGGACGGACGGATCGATTCCCTCACCCGTCGCACCCGGACCGTGATCGGCGTCGCAGCGGTCGCTGCGCTGGTGGCCACGTTCGTCACCGGCGTGTACTCCCCTGACCTGATCGCGAACATCAATCCGCCCACCACGTCGCTGCTGCTCGTGGGCGTTGCGCACACGATGGTGCTCTCGCTGATGCGCGACCGCTTGGCGGCGTGGAGCACGCGCCCCCTGCCAACCAGGTTCCGTACCTTCGTCACTCCTCGCGCGATGACGATCTACCTCTGGCACATGCCGGTGCTCCTCGCAATGGCGGGCGCCTCTGCCGTGTTCTCGTTGACGACGGGCATGGCTCTGCCAACGCCCAGCAGCTTCGAGTGGTGGATGACGAGACCGCTGTGGCTCGTGACAGTCGTGGCGCTGACGGCGGGCCTCGCCCTCCTGCTCGCCGGGATCGAGGCACGGCGCATCCCCACGCCCACTCGCTCCGCAAAACGTCTGTTCGCGGCAAGCGCGATCGGCACGTTGGCGATCGTGGGGCTGCTCGTCGTCGGCACAACGCCGATGACCGCCATGATCGCGGTGGCTCTGCTCATCACCTCACTGCGGCTCTCGCGGCCTCGTCACGGCCTTTCAGCAGCGTGGCCGAGCCGCAGGCCGGGGAGCGACGCGACGAGTGCCAGAGCGATGCAGAACACGTAG
- a CDS encoding MFS transporter produces MTDVSAVSIWDRERIWVTVGATALIFLGAIEALAVTTVMPVVSEALDGQALFAVAFAGTLATSVIGMVACGAWSDARGPRGALYAAVSLFVVGLVISGFAFTMEQFLIGRLVQGLGAGGQTVALYVVVARLYPAHLHGRIFAAFAAAWVVPSMIGPFLAGAVAEFLDWRWAFLGVAVLTLIAFVLIAVRLHGVDLGDGDASSGGGAPVRLLLAFIVALAAVSVGLSADLSPNAGWPVAASAVLVIGFAVVKLLPRGTLRSARGLPSVVLVRGIIAGAFFAAEAYIPYLLMEQFGFSPTWAGVALMLAAFAWAGGSALQGRYGELLGNRRIAVISIALILVALLAVLVTALTNASPIVIVVGWGLAGGGMGLIYPRLTVLTLAYSVPGTEGFNSSALSISDATGSAVAVALAGLAVATLGGGVHAFPVVYVFCIALALVASLPGLRLGHAAERP; encoded by the coding sequence ATGACCGACGTCAGTGCGGTCTCGATCTGGGATCGGGAGCGCATCTGGGTGACAGTGGGTGCCACCGCGCTGATCTTCCTCGGCGCGATCGAAGCGCTGGCCGTGACCACCGTCATGCCTGTGGTGAGCGAGGCGCTCGACGGGCAGGCGCTCTTCGCAGTGGCCTTCGCGGGAACACTCGCGACAAGCGTGATCGGCATGGTCGCCTGCGGTGCATGGTCGGATGCCCGAGGGCCGCGCGGCGCCCTGTACGCCGCCGTGTCGCTCTTCGTCGTCGGGCTCGTCATCTCCGGATTCGCGTTCACGATGGAACAGTTCCTGATCGGCCGACTCGTGCAGGGACTGGGCGCCGGCGGTCAGACGGTCGCGCTGTACGTGGTCGTCGCGCGCCTGTATCCAGCGCACCTCCACGGCCGGATCTTCGCAGCATTCGCTGCCGCATGGGTGGTGCCGTCGATGATCGGGCCGTTCCTCGCTGGCGCGGTCGCCGAGTTCCTGGACTGGCGTTGGGCCTTCCTCGGCGTCGCGGTCCTCACGCTGATCGCCTTCGTCCTGATCGCTGTGCGGCTGCACGGTGTCGATCTGGGTGATGGGGATGCCTCGAGCGGCGGGGGAGCGCCGGTGAGACTGCTGCTCGCCTTCATCGTCGCCCTGGCTGCTGTGAGCGTCGGTCTGTCCGCAGACCTGTCGCCGAATGCGGGTTGGCCCGTCGCAGCGTCAGCGGTGCTCGTCATCGGATTCGCGGTGGTGAAGCTGCTTCCCAGAGGCACACTGCGTTCCGCACGCGGGCTGCCGAGCGTCGTGCTCGTGCGCGGAATCATCGCCGGAGCGTTCTTCGCCGCCGAGGCGTACATCCCGTATCTGCTGATGGAGCAGTTCGGGTTCTCACCGACGTGGGCGGGTGTCGCGCTGATGCTGGCGGCGTTCGCCTGGGCGGGTGGATCCGCACTTCAAGGGAGATACGGCGAATTGCTCGGCAATCGGCGGATCGCGGTGATCAGCATCGCCTTGATCCTCGTCGCACTTCTCGCCGTGCTGGTGACGGCTCTCACGAACGCATCGCCGATCGTGATCGTCGTGGGGTGGGGACTCGCCGGAGGCGGTATGGGCCTGATCTACCCGCGTCTCACCGTGCTCACGCTGGCGTACTCGGTGCCGGGGACTGAGGGCTTCAATTCCTCAGCCCTCTCCATCTCGGATGCCACCGGTTCGGCTGTCGCGGTCGCGCTGGCCGGACTCGCTGTGGCGACTCTGGGAGGCGGCGTGCACGCGTTCCCTGTGGTCTACGTGTTCTGCATCGCTCTGGCACTCGTCGCGTCGCTCCCCGGCCTGCGGCTCGGCCACGCTGCTGAAAGGCCGTGA
- a CDS encoding MalY/PatB family protein, producing the protein MSTPVHALPLAALRERTSEKWREYPADVLPLFVAETDFPLAPAITRALERAVATGDTGYVASRTPLPGAYAGFARRRFDWTPDPARMRSTADVSMGIVEILRRVTAPGDGVIVMPPVYPPFYDLVEEAGAVIERVPLRDTGTAWEIDLDGVDAALEDGARAVLLCSPHNPTGTVHSAASLAALAELAAAHGAAVVSDEIHAPLAQPGTGFTPFLAISDAAREVGYAVVSASKAFNLAGLKCALMVTASDGPTGVVRSLPVEVEWRTGQFGLLAAVAAFGEESDEWLDGLLTTLDENRRLLTDLLAENLPGAHYRIPDAGYLAWIDMTDLGWGENPAKRILREARVALHYGPAFGAEGAGHVRLNFGTSPEVLTDAVMRIAALRGA; encoded by the coding sequence GTGAGTACGCCGGTTCACGCGCTTCCGCTGGCGGCGCTCCGTGAGCGCACCAGCGAGAAGTGGCGCGAGTACCCAGCCGATGTGCTGCCGCTGTTCGTCGCGGAGACGGATTTCCCGTTGGCGCCTGCCATCACACGGGCGCTGGAGCGTGCGGTGGCGACGGGCGACACGGGTTACGTCGCTTCTCGGACGCCTCTCCCCGGCGCGTATGCGGGGTTCGCGCGGCGTCGGTTCGATTGGACACCCGATCCGGCGCGCATGCGCTCCACCGCCGATGTCAGCATGGGCATCGTGGAGATCCTCCGCCGAGTGACCGCGCCCGGCGACGGCGTGATCGTGATGCCGCCGGTCTACCCGCCGTTCTACGACCTCGTCGAGGAAGCCGGCGCGGTCATCGAGCGCGTTCCGCTGCGTGACACCGGAACAGCGTGGGAGATCGACCTCGACGGCGTCGACGCCGCGCTCGAGGACGGTGCTCGCGCCGTGCTGCTCTGCAGCCCGCATAATCCGACCGGCACCGTGCACTCTGCGGCCTCGCTCGCCGCACTCGCGGAACTCGCTGCCGCTCATGGCGCCGCGGTCGTCTCGGACGAGATCCACGCGCCTCTCGCGCAGCCTGGTACAGGATTCACGCCTTTCCTCGCGATCTCGGATGCTGCACGCGAGGTCGGCTACGCCGTCGTCAGTGCGAGCAAAGCGTTCAACCTCGCCGGGCTGAAGTGCGCGTTGATGGTCACGGCATCCGACGGCCCGACGGGCGTGGTGCGATCTCTGCCGGTCGAAGTCGAGTGGCGAACAGGACAGTTCGGGCTTCTCGCCGCCGTGGCGGCATTCGGCGAGGAGAGCGACGAATGGCTCGACGGGCTGCTCACGACACTCGATGAGAACAGGCGTCTTCTCACCGATCTGCTCGCCGAGAACCTTCCCGGCGCGCACTACCGGATCCCGGACGCCGGATACCTCGCGTGGATCGACATGACGGACCTCGGGTGGGGTGAGAATCCCGCCAAGCGGATTCTTCGTGAAGCCAGAGTCGCGCTGCACTACGGGCCGGCTTTCGGTGCTGAAGGCGCCGGTCACGTACGTCTCAACTTCGGCACCAGCCCCGAAGTGCTCACAGACGCCGTCATGCGCATCGCTGCGCTGCGCGGCGCATGA
- a CDS encoding metal-sulfur cluster assembly factor encodes MTATLAPEKFDEVTEALKDVMDPELGINVVDLGLIYDLAWDDENDALVIHMTLTSAGCPLTDVLEEQTAQALDAVVDRFRINWVWMPPWGPEKITDDGRDMMRALGFAI; translated from the coding sequence ATGACCGCGACTCTAGCCCCGGAGAAGTTCGACGAGGTCACCGAGGCTCTCAAGGACGTGATGGATCCCGAGCTCGGGATCAACGTCGTCGACCTCGGACTCATCTACGACCTCGCCTGGGACGACGAGAACGACGCTCTCGTGATCCACATGACGCTCACCAGCGCCGGCTGCCCGCTCACCGACGTGCTCGAGGAGCAGACGGCTCAGGCGCTGGATGCTGTGGTCGACCGCTTCCGGATCAACTGGGTGTGGATGCCGCCGTGGGGTCCCGAGAAGATCACTGATGACGGGCGCGACATGATGCGCGCGCTCGGCTTCGCCATCTAG
- the sufC gene encoding Fe-S cluster assembly ATPase SufC, translated as MSVLEIRDLHVTVDTEAGTTPILNGITLTMNAGETHAIMGPNGSGKSTLAYTIAGHPKYTVTSGSITFDGADVLAMTVDERARAGLFLAMQYPVEIPGVTVTNFLRTAKTALDGEAPPIRSWTKDVKGAMSNLRMDPKFAQRNVNEGFSGGEKKRHEILQLEVLKPKFAILDETDSGLDVDALKIVSEGVNRAKEATGLGVLLITHYTRILRYIRPDFVHVIVAGKILEEGGPELADRLEDEGYDRFLNPAAPIEA; from the coding sequence ATGTCTGTTCTCGAGATCCGCGACCTGCACGTCACGGTCGACACCGAGGCCGGGACGACCCCGATCCTCAATGGCATCACCCTCACCATGAACGCTGGTGAGACCCACGCCATCATGGGCCCCAACGGCTCAGGAAAGTCCACACTGGCGTACACGATCGCCGGCCACCCCAAGTACACCGTCACGAGCGGATCGATCACATTCGACGGGGCGGACGTCCTCGCGATGACCGTCGACGAGCGCGCCCGCGCCGGCCTCTTCCTCGCGATGCAGTACCCGGTGGAGATCCCCGGTGTCACAGTGACCAACTTCCTGCGCACCGCGAAGACCGCGCTCGACGGCGAGGCCCCGCCGATCCGGTCGTGGACCAAGGACGTCAAGGGCGCCATGTCGAACCTGCGGATGGACCCGAAGTTCGCGCAGCGCAATGTCAACGAGGGCTTCTCCGGTGGTGAGAAGAAGCGTCACGAGATTCTCCAGCTCGAGGTGCTCAAGCCGAAGTTCGCGATCCTCGACGAGACCGACTCCGGTCTTGACGTCGACGCGTTGAAGATCGTGTCCGAGGGTGTCAACCGCGCCAAGGAGGCCACCGGTCTCGGCGTGCTGCTGATCACGCACTACACGCGCATCCTCCGCTACATCCGCCCCGACTTCGTGCACGTCATCGTCGCGGGCAAGATCCTCGAAGAGGGTGGACCAGAACTCGCCGACCGGCTCGAGGACGAGGGATACGACAGATTCCTTAACCCCGCAGCCCCGATCGAGGCGTAG
- a CDS encoding non-heme iron oxygenase ferredoxin subunit, protein MSAQRACGLSELEQDTPLRVELDGVPMAVVLDSAGEVHAIGDTCTHGEISLSEGFVEGDTLECWAHGSAFSLRTGIPQNLPAYEPVPVYVVDIDGDDVLIDPTVTKEV, encoded by the coding sequence ATGAGCGCGCAGCGCGCCTGCGGTCTGAGCGAACTCGAGCAGGACACCCCGCTGCGGGTGGAGCTCGACGGCGTCCCGATGGCCGTCGTACTCGATTCCGCTGGTGAGGTGCACGCCATCGGCGACACCTGCACGCACGGCGAGATCTCGCTCTCCGAAGGCTTCGTCGAGGGCGACACGCTGGAATGCTGGGCCCACGGCTCGGCGTTCTCGCTGCGCACCGGCATCCCCCAGAATCTCCCCGCATATGAGCCCGTACCGGTCTACGTCGTCGATATCGACGGCGACGACGTGCTCATCGATCCGACCGTAACTAAGGAAGTCTGA
- the sufD gene encoding Fe-S cluster assembly protein SufD, with translation MAASTTAPSEAQPTNAHIDPAARVADAGFVPVQTRSARPRSFEPGDFGTPTGREVNWKHTPVDRIAGLLTVASENDGVDYEITAGEQYIAAPLAAGTAPRGEHFLSEDVVSAIAWQGTSEALHVRIPRDEEVAEPILVTITGQGAEKRADAHIVIEALEHSSATVILRHRGAVQYAQNVEIIARAGSRLTVVSVQRWDDDAVHAASHQARVDNDAVLKHFVISFGGGLVRVNPNVELAGNGSEGYLYGLSYADAGQHLESQVYLHHKGAHTKGDVLYKGALQGENAHSVWIGDVLIGANATGTDSYEANRNLVLTEGARADSIPNLEIETGDILGAGHASATGRFDDEQLFYLQARGITEEEARRLVVLGFLTDVVQRLGIPALEEELLAAIEVELAAVSA, from the coding sequence ATGGCGGCCTCGACGACAGCGCCCAGCGAGGCGCAGCCTACGAACGCGCACATCGACCCTGCCGCCCGAGTGGCGGATGCTGGATTCGTCCCTGTGCAGACCCGATCCGCACGCCCGCGCTCTTTCGAGCCCGGCGATTTCGGCACACCGACCGGCCGCGAGGTGAACTGGAAGCACACGCCCGTCGATCGCATCGCCGGACTGCTCACCGTCGCTTCGGAGAACGACGGTGTGGACTACGAGATCACGGCGGGGGAGCAGTACATCGCAGCGCCCCTCGCTGCGGGAACAGCTCCGCGTGGAGAGCACTTCCTCTCCGAGGACGTCGTGTCGGCCATCGCATGGCAGGGCACGAGCGAGGCTCTTCACGTGCGAATCCCGCGCGATGAGGAGGTCGCAGAGCCGATCCTCGTCACGATCACCGGGCAGGGCGCGGAGAAGCGCGCCGACGCCCACATCGTGATCGAGGCACTGGAGCACAGCTCGGCGACGGTGATCCTCCGCCACCGCGGTGCGGTCCAGTACGCGCAGAACGTCGAGATCATCGCTCGTGCCGGATCGCGGCTGACGGTCGTGTCTGTGCAGCGATGGGACGACGACGCCGTGCACGCCGCGTCGCACCAGGCACGCGTCGACAACGATGCGGTGCTCAAGCACTTCGTGATCAGCTTCGGCGGCGGACTCGTCCGCGTGAACCCGAACGTCGAACTCGCGGGCAACGGCTCAGAGGGGTACCTCTACGGTCTCTCGTACGCTGACGCCGGGCAGCACCTGGAGAGCCAGGTCTACCTGCACCACAAGGGCGCACACACGAAGGGCGACGTGCTCTACAAGGGCGCGCTGCAGGGCGAGAACGCCCACAGCGTGTGGATCGGCGACGTGCTGATCGGCGCGAACGCCACCGGCACCGACTCATACGAGGCGAACCGCAACCTGGTTCTCACCGAGGGTGCTCGGGCCGACTCGATCCCGAACCTGGAGATCGAGACGGGTGACATCCTCGGCGCCGGACACGCCAGCGCGACGGGTCGTTTCGACGACGAGCAGCTGTTCTATCTGCAGGCACGAGGGATTACAGAGGAAGAGGCGCGCCGCCTGGTCGTGCTCGGCTTCCTCACCGACGTCGTGCAGCGACTCGGCATCCCTGCCCTCGAAGAGGAACTCCTCGCTGCGATCGAGGTCGAACTCGCGGCGGTGAGCGCATGA